The Clostridiales bacterium genome has a window encoding:
- the pgsA gene encoding CDP-diacylglycerol--glycerol-3-phosphate 3-phosphatidyltransferase, with amino-acid sequence MNLPNKLSILRICLVPLIISLFLLNSFIPYSRLYATLIFILAAITDFFDGYIARKYNLITTLGKFLDSIADKILVSSSLILILLAAPVDYSFNIILAVSIIIILIRDLIVNNIRMLAASKNYIMAADIFGKAKTALQTIAIPVLMCAQDLGNLFNFNYIYLYIGGFALFLISLLLTIFSGIHYFIKGRAVIRD; translated from the coding sequence ATGAACCTGCCCAATAAACTGTCTATCTTAAGAATTTGCCTTGTGCCTTTGATAATAAGTTTATTTTTATTAAATTCGTTTATTCCTTATTCAAGGCTTTATGCCACTTTGATTTTTATTTTGGCGGCGATAACCGACTTTTTTGACGGGTATATCGCGAGAAAATATAACCTTATAACAACGTTGGGAAAATTTTTGGATTCAATAGCCGATAAAATATTAGTGTCATCTTCTTTGATTTTAATTTTATTGGCGGCGCCGGTTGATTATAGCTTTAATATCATATTAGCGGTTTCAATAATAATTATATTAATCCGCGATTTGATTGTTAATAATATAAGGATGTTAGCCGCTTCAAAAAATTATATAATGGCGGCAGATATTTTTGGAAAAGCAAAGACAGCATTACAAACAATAGCTATTCCTGTGCTTATGTGCGCGCAAGATTTAGGCAATCTTTTTAATTTTAATTACATATATTTATATATTGGCGGCTTTGCGCTATTTTTGATATCTTTGTTATTGACAATCTTTTCGGGAATACATTATTTTATCAAAGGCCGCGCGGTAATCCGCGATTAA
- the rimO gene encoding 30S ribosomal protein S12 methylthiotransferase RimO, with product MKKLGVISLGCDKNRVDTEKMLGYLKGSDFEVVDDLNAAEIIIINTCAFIEKARKESIDTILDAIDLKQKNCRKIIVSGCLSQKYLDELKKELPEVDAFLGAFNYSEIDQVIKRLYNGETYYSNIPKDNDTIDRVLTTPPHYAYLKIAEGCDNHCTFCSIPSIRGKYISRSKENILAEAQSLADMGVKELILVAQDTGRYGNDLYKSYNIADLLFDLSKTNGIEWIRLLYCYPETINDSLLNLIISEPKICNYLDIPLQHIDNIILKRMNRRITEEGIKNLIYKIREAGDISIRSSFILGFPQESDSQFEKLLFFLEEFKLDNVGFFTYSREEGTPASNMPNQIPSKIKNSRLRQAAAVQQKVVIENNKKKYLNKTLKVLYEGIDFEKNLFFGRTQYNAPEVDTLVYFSGNYAEVGNFYDVKIMDVLTYDLKGEML from the coding sequence AACAGAGTAGATACCGAAAAGATGCTTGGATACTTGAAAGGCTCGGATTTTGAGGTTGTGGACGATTTAAATGCGGCTGAGATAATAATTATCAATACTTGCGCGTTTATAGAAAAAGCGCGAAAAGAATCAATAGATACAATACTAGACGCCATTGATTTAAAACAAAAAAATTGCCGAAAAATTATAGTTAGCGGATGTTTAAGTCAAAAATATTTAGACGAACTAAAAAAAGAATTACCCGAAGTTGACGCTTTTTTGGGCGCTTTCAATTATTCTGAGATTGACCAGGTTATAAAACGGTTATACAACGGCGAAACCTATTACAGCAATATTCCCAAAGACAATGATACGATTGATAGGGTGCTTACCACGCCTCCTCATTACGCGTATTTAAAAATTGCCGAGGGATGCGATAATCATTGCACATTTTGTTCAATCCCCAGCATAAGAGGCAAATATATTTCGCGATCCAAAGAAAATATATTGGCCGAAGCCCAAAGCCTTGCCGACATGGGAGTAAAAGAACTTATCTTAGTCGCGCAGGACACGGGCAGGTATGGCAACGATTTGTATAAAAGTTATAATATAGCCGATTTGTTGTTTGACCTTTCCAAAACCAACGGGATAGAATGGATAAGACTGTTATATTGTTATCCCGAAACTATTAATGACAGTTTGCTTAATTTAATAATATCTGAACCTAAAATTTGTAATTATTTGGATATACCTTTGCAACATATTGATAATATAATTTTAAAGAGAATGAACCGTCGCATAACCGAAGAGGGCATAAAAAACTTGATTTATAAAATCCGCGAAGCAGGGGATATCAGCATAAGAAGCTCTTTTATTTTGGGTTTTCCTCAAGAAAGCGATAGTCAATTTGAAAAATTATTGTTCTTTTTGGAAGAGTTTAAATTAGACAATGTAGGTTTCTTTACATATTCGCGCGAAGAAGGAACGCCAGCGTCAAATATGCCCAATCAAATCCCATCCAAAATTAAAAACTCGCGCCTAAGACAAGCCGCCGCCGTTCAACAAAAGGTAGTTATTGAAAATAATAAAAAGAAATATCTCAATAAGACGCTAAAAGTTTTATACGAAGGAATAGATTTTGAAAAAAACTTGTTTTTTGGCAGAACACAATATAATGCCCCTGAAGTAGATACCTTAGTTTATTTTAGCGGCAATTACGCAGAGGTGGGCAATTTTTATGATGTAAAGATAATGGATGTTTTGACTTATGATTTGAAAGGAGAAATGCTATGA
- a CDS encoding CinA family protein — protein sequence MKISILALQYGQANDCEQYISKLIGLLSDNGLDVNSVTKARYFEDDFLIFLKYAEKISSYMLILNADKRAKEVLGAAPSDIYTSYSSCEIAFIDTDDQGIKLFEDMVLPVLISKSITHRYKHVLRTYGINAEICKELIKDVSRAKARVSIDYIQTRALCDIIIGYTDNMSGIEVLNVINSIKERLDKYLYAEGDVTLSQAAFEILLKTDRKISIAESYTGGRIVSQLVLYPGASKVLIEGLVTYDEKSKLSRLEIDKSVLEKNGVVSSETAYQMATGLIKDGADIAMATTGFAGPEGQNVGLCYLALGDKDGIHIFENHFEGGREQIILQGCDNAFFRLIQYLKNYN from the coding sequence ATGAAAATATCAATTTTGGCGCTACAATACGGTCAAGCAAATGACTGCGAACAATACATATCAAAGCTTATCGGATTATTGTCCGATAATGGCCTTGATGTTAATAGCGTAACAAAGGCTAGATATTTTGAGGATGATTTTTTGATTTTTTTAAAGTATGCCGAAAAAATCTCCTCATATATGCTTATTCTAAACGCCGATAAAAGAGCCAAGGAAGTCTTAGGCGCGGCGCCGTCCGATATTTACACATCGTATAGTTCTTGCGAGATCGCTTTTATTGATACGGACGACCAAGGAATAAAATTATTTGAAGACATGGTTTTGCCGGTGCTTATTTCCAAATCAATAACGCACCGTTATAAGCATGTGTTAAGAACATACGGCATTAATGCCGAAATATGCAAAGAACTTATCAAAGATGTTTCAAGAGCGAAAGCTAGAGTAAGCATTGATTATATCCAAACCCGCGCTTTATGCGATATAATAATCGGCTATACCGACAATATGTCGGGAATAGAGGTTTTAAATGTAATTAACAGCATTAAGGAAAGATTAGACAAATATTTATATGCCGAAGGCGACGTTACATTAAGCCAAGCCGCTTTTGAGATTTTGCTAAAAACCGACAGAAAAATTTCTATCGCCGAATCATATACGGGCGGGCGCATTGTTTCCCAACTTGTTTTATATCCGGGCGCAAGCAAAGTATTAATAGAGGGTCTGGTAACATATGACGAAAAATCAAAATTGTCAAGGCTAGAGATAGACAAAAGCGTCTTGGAAAAAAACGGGGTTGTAAGCAGCGAAACGGCTTATCAGATGGCGACGGGGCTAATTAAGGACGGCGCTGATATAGCAATGGCTACTACGGGCTTTGCCGGCCCTGAAGGGCAAAATGTAGGGCTATGTTATTTGGCATTAGGCGATAAAGACGGCATACATATTTTTGAAAACCATTTTGAAGGGGGTAGAGAGCAGATAATCTTGCAAGGATGCGATAACGCTTTCTTTAGACTGATACAATATCTAAAAAATTATAATTAG